The genomic DNA TAAAATTTTTTTTTTACAATTGAGCCTAAATCATGAAGAAATCTGGTGCAATTGGCGATCATCTTAGGCTGCATTACACCCAAAAGTTTATGGGTCAAACTATTTTGGATTTTGGATTTTGGATTTTGGATTGATTCTACAGATAAGTCAAACCTCAGAGTCCTGAGTCCTGAGTAATCAAGAGGTGAGGGAGTTCCAAGGCATAAAATCCCCAATTAATTTGTAGTAACCCACCATAAACTTAAGGATAATAGTGGGTTACGCGATCGCTTTCCCACCCTACAATTTTTGGGTAATTTATTTTTTGGTGTCCATCCACTGATCTATACTCAGTACCCAGGAATTAGCTATCTGTGAGGAGTTTAGTAGTAAATTTTACCGCCGCCCCACTTGTCGCCAACTACTTTTGGTTGTAATAAAATATGACCAGCAGTGGCTACTAAGTCATCTTCTGTGAAAACTCTCATTTCCGTGAAAATATCTGCACTCTTGAGGCTGGGGTGTAACTCAGAAATTTCCTCTTCCCCGTCATAGGTAGTAGGATTTTTCATGTAGTCCACCAATCCTTCAATATTATTCCGGTTTGGTGTTGCCAGTGCCAGAGTTTCTGGTTCTAGTCCCACGTTTTGGTTAGTCTTGGTAACTCCGCCAGCATGACACTGGGCGCAAGCATATTGAAATAAGCGTTTACCTTCTTTGACTTGTTTAAGGCTGAGTACAACGGTATCACCCTGATCATTTAATGGCACTGTTCTGATTGCTTCGTCCAGTTCTACGGCTGTAGCGCTACCGACAACCAACTGAAATGTCAGCAAAATGGTAGCAACAACAACGCCAAATAGTCTTCTAAACATGATTCCCCTTAAAATTTTTGACGCTCAACACAGCTAATAAAGCGATGCTCAATCTCCATGTTGCTAATGACTTGCTTTTTGCCATTAGCTAAAGTCTGAAATAGCCCTTGACGTGACTTAGGTCTCATTCTTTGAGTTCCTAGTGACCTTTGGGTATGTTTCCGACAATATGTGGGAAATAATTGCCTTTGCATTTTTGCCAAATCGGTCTTTTGGCGTTTTTTGGCAATTTTCAGTTGGTTACACCGAGAGAACACTCTTTCCACAGGAATACTGTAGTCTGCTGCTATCTCTGCGCTCAGTAGGTTTGCAAAACCCATAATAGTGATTAACTGACAGATAGAGATTGAGTCACTGTAATACCAATATCATGTTAGGAGTGCAATTTGTCGCCCAAAATCTGGTGACGGTTGAGGTGGGGATCAACGGCTAGTAAGTCAATATAGACTTAATATTATTTAATATAAAAAGCTGAACATTCAACCTTTTCCTCCTGTGAATGTGGCACCTTGAATAAAGTAGCGGTTAAAAAAGGCATAAATCCCTAAAGCTGGAAGGGTAAACATCATCGAAGCAGCCATAATGTAGTTCCAATAGCTGATATATTGACCTTTAAAGCTATTCAGCCCCAAGGGTAGGGTAAACATCTCTGGGTCAAAGAGGATGACGATAGGGAGTAAAAAATTATTCCAACTACTCATGAAGACAAAAACCGCTTGTGCTGCGAGTGCAGGTTTTGCTAGAGGTAAGACAATATGCCGAAAAATTCCCCAGGTATTTAAACCATCTAGTTGACCGGCTTCTTCTAATTCTTTAGGAAAATTTACAAAAAACTGCCGCATCATAAAAATGAAGGTGGCGTTAACCATACCAGGAACAATCATGCCTTGGTAGGAATTTAGCCAGCCAATGGCTTTCAAAATCAAGAATGTGGGAATGAGGGTGATTTGTGTCGGTACTGCTAGCAATGCCAAAATTAAGAAGAACCAGAAGCGTTTGCCGACAAAACTCAGCCTGGCTAAAGCGTATCCAGCCATTGAATTGAAGAGTAAATTTAATAGGGTGACGCTAACGGCGATGAAGACACTGTTGAAAAACCACCGCCAAAATAGCGGTTCTTGCACAAATATCTGTTTGTAATTATCAAGCGTAAAATTTTGGGGAAAGAAATTTAATTCCCCACTGATAATCTCTGAGAGCGGTTTAAATGATGCTGAAAGCGCCCAAAGGAAAGGAATCAAGGTGATGACTGCATACAGGGTTAGCACGAGGTATAACAGTAATTTCAGCCAAGGTAAGCGCGAGATATTATTCATGTCCTTTCGCTGCCAAAAATTCGCTGCTGAATCAATGTCACAGCAATAATTATGACTGTCAGCAAAAAGGCGATCGCAGCGGCATATCCCATCTGTAAATTCCGAAATACAGCCTGGTAAATTAGTAGTACCATAGTCAGAGTGGCGTTGTTCGGCCCACCAGTGCCACCAGAAAAGATATAAGACTGGTCAAAAAGTTGAAATGTCCCAATTATCCCGATCGCCACTACAAAAAAAGTGACGGGTTTGAGCAAGGGAATGGTAATATAGATAAACGTTTGCCACCAATTCGCTCCATCCAGTTCTGCGGCTTCGTAGAGTTTTTGAGGGATATCTTGCAAAGCTGCTAAGTAGATCACCATATAAAATGGTGCAGTTGACCAAATATTCATCATCATAATTCCCCTGAGTGCCACGGCTGGATCACCTAACCAGTTATAAGTAGGTAGTCCGACAAAGGCGAGAAGATTATTTAATAGTCCATCGGTGTTATAAATCCACATGAATATCAGCGTTAGCACAGCTGAAGATGTGACTGTGGGTAAAAAGAATAAGATTCGCCATGAGTTTCTGCCCCGAATACCAGAATTAAGGGTTACTGCCAGTAATAAAGCTAAAATTGTTTGAGTTGGAACAACGATGGCGACATATTCGGCTGTATTTCTCAAAGCAATTCCGACACGTTCATCTTCAACTAAGCGGGTAAAGTTGCGAAAGCCGATGAAGTCGTAGTCAATAGTGCCGAGAAGTTGGACTTTGTGCAGGGAGAGAAAAACGGCGTAGACTATGGGCAGGATGACAAAACCCCCCAAAACCAATATTGTGGGCATCATGAATATGTACCCAGCGAAGGTTTCGGTAATATTCCATCTGGGGTTCATTCGCCGTCTCCGATTTTGCAGCACCATTGAACCTTCCTGTAGTTTATTCTCAAACTGGTGATGGCGATCGCGCAAGCGCTGACAAGTCAGTTCGCTCGTAGATAGTTTTCGATGGTAGCTTGAGTCAGAAGCCCAGAAATATATCTAAGTGCTGTTTTTGCTATGGTTGGAAGTAGGTATTTTTGGTTCATTCAGCGTCAACCAGTAGGTGTTTTTTTGAACATTGAAAATTTTCCGCCTGAAATCCTTATCTCATCTGGTTTTGAACCCTCTCACACCTAAATTGAGGTTGACGCAAACTCCCAAACCTTTGCTATTAAAGCTTTTGAGCTATTTTTAAAGTTTCTATCTTGACAACCCAATCGCTGAAAAGCTATATTCACTTTAGGTTGACGAAACAGCACCTTGAAAACCAAATATATCAATGCTTCCAGATGCAGGCCATTGCAATTACAAATAATCCCTATCAGGGATTGAAACTTATGATTCTCAAACTTAGAGAAATCATAAACCGTAAATTGCAATTACAAATAATCCCTATCAGGGATTGAAACGCTATGGACTGAGAGGCTATGCCCCATCTGCTGTGATTGCAATTACAAATAATCCCTATCAGGGATTGAAACTTGCAGGGGAAAACCGGATTTCGGCAGGTGTGTCCATTGCAATTACAAATAATCCCTATCAGGGATTGAAACATACATTTCAAAAATGCCTAACGAAATACATCTCATTGCAATTACAAATAATCCCTATCAGGGATTGAAACTTCGTCCCTTGAAGAACTTTTGCTAGCTCGGTGTTGATTGCAATTACAAATAATCCCTATCAGGGATTGAAACCCAGTAATGGCATCCTAAGAATAAAAATATCTCCTTATTGCAATTACAAATAATCCCTATCAGGGATTGAAACTCACTGCTTTAAACTTCTCACCAGCATTTTCGACTTATTGCAATTACAAATAATCCCTATCAGGGATTGAAACATTGCCGAGGCTATTAATTTCACCAAACCAACGAAATTGCAATTACAAATAATCCCTATCAGGGATTGAAACTAACAAATATGTATCACAGGATTGTTTAACAAAACATTGCAATTACAAATAATCCCTATCAGGGATTGAAACCCATACTGAATATCTCCTTTGGTGTTCTTAGAATGATTGCAATTACAAATAATCCCTATCAGGGATTGAAACGTGGCATCTACAGCAGACACATGGATAGCAGAACAATTGCAATTACAAATAATCCCTATCAGGGATTGAAACAAATATCTGCAAAGCAAGAATTTTCAGTACCAATTGCAATTACAAATAATCCCTATCAGGGATTGAAACTTCCCAGTCTTCCGGGTCGGCTGCAAGGATTTCTGCATTGCAATTACAAAGAATCCCTATCAAGGATTGAAACGGCACTTCCGGCGCTTTTGGAATCAATCCTTCAATTGCAATTACAAAGAATCCCTATCAGGGATTGAAACTTGCTTCTCCCCGCTCTTATGCCAACTCTGTACATTGCAATTACAAAGAATCCCTATCAGGGATTGAAACCCCCACTGTATTGATTTATTCATTATTTGCCTTATTTGATTGCAATTACAAAGAATCCCTATCAGGGATTGAAACTGGATGATATTTATCTAGAGTTAGCACCAGCAATTGCAATTACAAAGAATCCCTATCAGGGATTGAAACATTGTCCCCAAACGCCGACTTAGATCCAAAATCATTGCAATTAAAAATAATCCCTATCAGGGATTGAAACGCTGCTTGCGACGCTGAAAAGATTTATCAATCTATTGCAATTACAAATAATCCCTATCAGGGATAGAAACACAACCGTTACACCAGAATCACTTAAACCCAATAATTGCAATTACAAATAATCCCTATCAGGGATTGAAACTTATTACTTCTCGCACAGCGTTTAAAGTAAAAACAGCAATGCAGCTAACACAGAGAAAAGAATGACAGTAACTATACCCATTCAAGCCATAGAATTAGCTCCCGGTAGCCACATCGCCATTCATAACCTCTCCTGGGACGACTTTGAGGGACTTCTCTCGGACTTAGGTGAAAAACGTCACACCCGCATTGCTTACTACCGAGGAACTTTAGAAATAATTTCCCCCCTAGCATTACATGAGCGTCCCCACCGGATTATTGCTTACATCATCACCACAATCTTAGAAATTCAAGGACGCAACTGGGAGGACTTCGGCTCTACAACCTTTAAACGTCCAGATATTGCGGGAATTGAACCAGATACCTGCTTTTATATCCAAAATGCTCACCAAGTCAAAGGATGTACCCAAATGGACTTAAGTATCTATCCTCCCCCTGACTTGTCCATTGAATCTGATGTCACCTCAAAAACCACCCTTGATGCTTACACAGCCCTGGGGGTTCCCGAAGTATGGATATACAGTAACTCTCAGTTAAAAATTTACATCCTTCAAAGTGACAGATATTTAGAATCTTCTATTAGTCCCACTTTTCCCAACTTACCCATCACAGAAATTATTCCCCATCTGGTGCAAAAAGCCATTGATGAGGGAACAAGTCAAATGTTGCGACAACTCAAAACCTTAGTGAGTCAGTCAGAAAAATAAGAATAGTATTCTATTTTAAGCAAACAAAACCAATACCCAAAAATCCAGGAATTACGCATTGACAATATTTCGGAAAATTTTTTGCGGTTTTGAGATGCCGACAACATTTTAATCTGTGAGAAAATTAATAAAACACAGGATAATCATTCACCATGACAGAATTACTCGAACAAGCGATTATCAAACTCAAAAGCTTACCAGCCAGTCAACAAAATTCTATGGCTACGATGATTTTAGAAGAACTGGAAGATGAACAGCGATGGGATGAAGCTTTTGAGCGTTCTCCAGATGCACTAGCTCTCCTAGCAGCCCAAGCGATGGCTGAATATCGCGCAGGTAAAACTCAACAGTTAGATCCAGATACATTGTGAATTCTCTTATTACTTCTCAGTTTCGCCAAGCTTTTGGTAATTTACCTGAAAATGTGCGAGAGCAAACCCGCGAAGCATATCGCCAATTTAAACAAGACCAAAACCATCCCAGTTTACGTTTCAAAAAAGTGCATCCAGAATTACCTATTTATTCTGCAAGAGTCAGCAGAAGCTATCGAGCCGTTGGACAGTTAGAGGGAAATACAGTTATTTGGTTTTGGGTGGGGTCACATACAGAGTATGAAAGGCTACTATCTCAGATGTAGTAACGAAACAGTTTCTAAACAATTAGGACTAGCCTTTTCAAGGTGGTGAGATTTAGAACGAGAATTGCGCCTCTGCGCCTCTGCGTGAGGTAAAAAAAAACTTATTCCCTAGCACGAATTTGGCGATTAGCTGCATTTTCCGCCCGTACCATAGCTGAATTTAAAGATTGTTGCCCAAGTAAAGCACTAATAAACTGATTATCAAAATTATCAGCGATCGCACCTGGATAAATACCTAACTGCCAGCTTGTAGCATCATCCAACCCAGCGACTAAAGGCGATCGCAAAGTATCCTGATCATAACCTAACTTTGCCGCCACCGATGTTCGTGTAGGCAATGCAAACCCTGTACCCGTCCATTTTGCCATTCCTTCCTTACCTGTAAGAAAAGAAATCAACTCCCAGGCTTCAGCTTTATGCTCTGATTGCTTATTCATCACGTAGGCAACAGTAAAAACCATCGTACCTTTTTTGTCATTAATAGTAGGCACTTCTGCGGTGGCAAATTCCAATTGCGGAAAAGTCGTCTCCAAATAAGGAATAGCCCAATTACCTTCAATTACCATTGCTACCCGGCTTTGACCAAACATTTCCGTACCTGAGTTAGTGCCGACATCAGTTGCTTGGGCAGAGGTGCGGTCTTTTTGATACTGGTCTACCACTAACTGCAATCCCCGCAAACCTTCAGGACTAGCAAAAGCAGCATCACCATTTTC from Nodularia sp. LEGE 06071 includes the following:
- the psbV gene encoding photosystem II cytochrome c-550, translated to MFRRLFGVVVATILLTFQLVVGSATAVELDEAIRTVPLNDQGDTVVLSLKQVKEGKRLFQYACAQCHAGGVTKTNQNVGLEPETLALATPNRNNIEGLVDYMKNPTTYDGEEEISELHPSLKSADIFTEMRVFTEDDLVATAGHILLQPKVVGDKWGGGKIYY
- a CDS encoding carbohydrate ABC transporter permease, translated to MNNISRLPWLKLLLYLVLTLYAVITLIPFLWALSASFKPLSEIISGELNFFPQNFTLDNYKQIFVQEPLFWRWFFNSVFIAVSVTLLNLLFNSMAGYALARLSFVGKRFWFFLILALLAVPTQITLIPTFLILKAIGWLNSYQGMIVPGMVNATFIFMMRQFFVNFPKELEEAGQLDGLNTWGIFRHIVLPLAKPALAAQAVFVFMSSWNNFLLPIVILFDPEMFTLPLGLNSFKGQYISYWNYIMAASMMFTLPALGIYAFFNRYFIQGATFTGGKG
- a CDS encoding carbohydrate ABC transporter permease, with the translated sequence MVLQNRRRRMNPRWNITETFAGYIFMMPTILVLGGFVILPIVYAVFLSLHKVQLLGTIDYDFIGFRNFTRLVEDERVGIALRNTAEYVAIVVPTQTILALLLAVTLNSGIRGRNSWRILFFLPTVTSSAVLTLIFMWIYNTDGLLNNLLAFVGLPTYNWLGDPAVALRGIMMMNIWSTAPFYMVIYLAALQDIPQKLYEAAELDGANWWQTFIYITIPLLKPVTFFVVAIGIIGTFQLFDQSYIFSGGTGGPNNATLTMVLLIYQAVFRNLQMGYAAAIAFLLTVIIIAVTLIQQRIFGSERT
- a CDS encoding Uma2 family endonuclease, whose amino-acid sequence is MTVTIPIQAIELAPGSHIAIHNLSWDDFEGLLSDLGEKRHTRIAYYRGTLEIISPLALHERPHRIIAYIITTILEIQGRNWEDFGSTTFKRPDIAGIEPDTCFYIQNAHQVKGCTQMDLSIYPPPDLSIESDVTSKTTLDAYTALGVPEVWIYSNSQLKIYILQSDRYLESSISPTFPNLPITEIIPHLVQKAIDEGTSQMLRQLKTLVSQSEK
- a CDS encoding ABC transporter substrate-binding protein, which produces MAIAIAVISYQNFQLPKHSTTAVTIKLSGWAGNPVEQKLLRQLLQDFEIQHPNIKVRYEVISDQYMDVITTRLIGEAAPDVFYLESLEAPFFMSQNVLEPLNNYITPEFDIEDFEPSLLENFKYQNDIYGLPKDYSTLALFYNKKAFAAAGLSSPPTTWDELRTYSQQLTGKVSRYGLGFTPKLSNQAYKIAAFGGKVVNENGDAAFASPEGLRGLQLVVDQYQKDRTSAQATDVGTNSGTEMFGQSRVAMVIEGNWAIPYLETTFPQLEFATAEVPTINDKKGTMVFTVAYVMNKQSEHKAEAWELISFLTGKEGMAKWTGTGFALPTRTSVAAKLGYDQDTLRSPLVAGLDDATSWQLGIYPGAIADNFDNQFISALLGQQSLNSAMVRAENAANRQIRARE